One Campylobacter concisus DNA window includes the following coding sequences:
- a CDS encoding cytochrome C → MGEPYLCPKCKQRTIYFDGICYDCRQKEKLEFYQGLSEAEIKQKLKNVLAHTDEIGKYDEIYSDLVYIFYLHGICDEQIIREVTKECEYYPFEIYKNASSDVRDELINSLNGAENIVKINHILCALAWQGDEVVRDLFFKLYNAPKPWKAKLHVDMYGYAQVAGWSFDESGKRRSLVFDKCFTCGPSQNADASIKFKALSDEKCKFCSGEMLEFIIKKESLKRLGLELKNDAVLKFCPTCVGLVQYFCQNGGNSVQTKIVGEGESEDYLRDAVATLDGQNFELASEVYAHYSYMIDSEILLGGYPQWEQDAEYLKCPKCSKSMKYLAQIPLGSLVDGEGTIYVQICDECEIVGANFQCT, encoded by the coding sequence ATGGGTGAGCCATATCTTTGTCCTAAGTGCAAGCAAAGGACGATTTACTTTGATGGGATCTGCTATGATTGCAGACAAAAAGAGAAGCTCGAGTTTTATCAAGGCTTAAGCGAGGCTGAGATTAAGCAAAAGCTAAAAAATGTCCTAGCTCACACAGACGAGATAGGCAAATATGATGAAATTTATAGCGACCTTGTCTATATTTTTTACCTGCACGGCATTTGCGACGAGCAGATAATAAGAGAAGTGACCAAAGAGTGTGAATACTATCCATTTGAAATTTACAAAAACGCCTCAAGTGACGTAAGAGATGAGCTCATAAATAGTCTAAATGGTGCTGAAAATATCGTAAAAATAAATCACATCCTTTGCGCACTTGCCTGGCAGGGCGATGAGGTGGTAAGGGATCTATTTTTTAAGCTCTATAATGCGCCAAAGCCTTGGAAGGCGAAGCTTCATGTTGATATGTACGGATATGCGCAGGTTGCTGGCTGGAGCTTTGACGAGAGTGGCAAGAGAAGAAGCCTAGTTTTTGATAAATGTTTTACATGTGGGCCAAGCCAAAACGCAGATGCAAGCATTAAATTTAAAGCACTAAGCGATGAAAAATGTAAATTTTGTAGCGGCGAGATGCTAGAATTTATCATCAAAAAAGAGAGTCTAAAGCGACTTGGACTAGAGCTAAAAAACGATGCTGTACTTAAATTTTGTCCAACATGCGTTGGTCTTGTGCAGTATTTTTGCCAAAATGGCGGCAATAGCGTGCAAACAAAGATAGTAGGCGAGGGTGAGAGTGAGGACTATTTAAGAGACGCTGTGGCAACGCTTGATGGGCAAAATTTCGAGCTAGCCAGCGAGGTTTACGCTCACTACTCGTATATGATAGATAGTGAAATTTTGCTTGGTGGATATCCACAGTGGGAGCAAGATGCTGAGTATTTAAAATGTCCAAAATGTAGCAAAAGCATGAAATATCTAGCACAAATTCCTCTTGGAAGTCTAGTAGATGGCGAGGGAACTATATATGTTCAAATATGTGATGAATGCGAGATCGTCGGGGCAAATTTTCAGTGCACGTAA
- the ruvB gene encoding Holliday junction branch migration DNA helicase RuvB, with protein sequence MDRIVEIEKVSFENDFEVSLRPTKFEDYIGQEKIKQNLDVFIKAAKKRNECLDHVLFYGPPGLGKTTLAHIIANEMGVSIKMTAAPMIEKSGDLAAILTNLQEGDVLFIDEIHRLSPAIEEVLYPAMEDFRLDIIIGSGPAAQTIKIDLPKFTLIGATTRAGMISAPLRDRFGMDFRLQFYTSSELSRIVQIASAKLGKECDKNASLEIAKRSRATPRIALRLLKRIRDFAEVNDELIISHERAKEGLNALGVNSLGFDEMDIRYLEILMQARRRPMGLSTIAAALSEDEGTVEDVIEPYLLANGFIERTAKGRIASAKCFETFNVKIDIEKGLFE encoded by the coding sequence TTGGATAGAATCGTTGAAATCGAAAAAGTAAGCTTTGAAAATGACTTTGAAGTCTCGCTTAGACCGACAAAATTTGAAGACTACATCGGACAAGAAAAGATCAAGCAAAATTTAGATGTCTTTATAAAAGCAGCCAAAAAGCGAAATGAGTGCCTAGATCACGTGCTATTTTACGGCCCTCCAGGACTTGGTAAAACCACCCTTGCTCACATCATCGCAAACGAGATGGGTGTAAGTATCAAAATGACCGCAGCGCCGATGATAGAAAAGAGTGGTGATCTTGCGGCGATCCTTACAAATTTACAAGAGGGCGACGTGCTTTTTATCGATGAGATCCACCGCCTAAGCCCAGCTATCGAGGAGGTGCTTTACCCTGCGATGGAGGACTTTAGGCTAGACATTATCATAGGCTCTGGCCCAGCTGCCCAGACTATCAAGATAGACTTGCCAAAATTTACGCTAATAGGAGCAACGACACGTGCTGGCATGATCTCAGCGCCTTTAAGAGACCGCTTTGGAATGGACTTTAGGCTGCAGTTTTATACAAGCAGCGAGCTAAGCCGTATTGTGCAGATCGCCTCAGCTAAGCTTGGCAAAGAGTGCGACAAAAACGCCTCACTTGAGATCGCCAAACGCTCACGTGCCACGCCTAGGATTGCTCTTAGGCTATTAAAGAGGATTCGCGACTTTGCTGAGGTAAATGACGAGCTAATCATCAGCCACGAGCGTGCAAAAGAGGGGCTTAACGCGCTTGGTGTAAATTCGCTTGGGTTTGACGAGATGGATATTAGGTATTTAGAAATTTTGATGCAAGCAAGGCGTCGTCCTATGGGACTTAGCACGATCGCTGCGGCACTTAGTGAGGATGAGGGCACAGTTGAGGACGTCATCGAGCCATATCTGCTTGCAAATGGCTTTATCGAGCGCACTGCAAAGGGCAGGATCGCAAGTGCGAAGTGCTTTGAGACCTTTAACGTCAAGATCGACATCGAAAAAGGGCTTTTTGAGTAG
- a CDS encoding sensor histidine kinase yields the protein MHKSFKIQIIATFVIMSLFCFQSFVILNLSQKNSTSKALFGAMKHETIIKNSFLKNENITPSLKYKFAIYDVNFNPIISNLAKQPSNFKFVTLEENGFLFYKSFFIKDKTPYYIVVEKELDNEKSIFLAALMLLVILVAVLFIVYFLYLSSVKPYKEFQKYMNNFFNDAMHELKTPLGVAGMNLEMLGLENKYITRIKNALKQMQITYEDVEYFIKRGYIKFSNERLNLGEYVSERVKFLQSVADVKHIVINTNLVDDAYIILSKVEAQRIIDNTITNAIKYSQKESEILINLSFEDERIKLSVQDFGKGIKDVKKVWKRYVREDEIQGGFGLGLNIVSEICQKHEITYGVDSVYGEGSTFYYKFKRA from the coding sequence ATGCACAAGAGCTTTAAGATCCAGATCATAGCGACATTTGTGATAATGTCGCTTTTTTGTTTTCAAAGCTTTGTGATCTTAAATTTAAGCCAAAAAAATAGCACTTCAAAAGCTCTTTTTGGTGCGATGAAGCATGAAACTATTATCAAAAATTCATTTTTAAAAAATGAAAATATAACTCCTTCTTTAAAGTATAAATTTGCAATCTATGATGTAAATTTTAATCCAATTATTTCAAATCTCGCCAAGCAGCCAAGTAACTTTAAATTTGTAACACTTGAAGAAAATGGCTTCTTGTTTTATAAAAGTTTTTTTATAAAGGATAAAACGCCTTATTATATTGTCGTTGAAAAAGAGCTTGATAATGAAAAAAGTATATTTCTAGCGGCACTTATGCTCCTTGTCATCCTTGTGGCTGTGCTTTTTATCGTATATTTCTTATATCTAAGCAGCGTTAAGCCCTATAAAGAGTTTCAAAAATATATGAACAATTTCTTTAATGACGCCATGCACGAGCTAAAGACCCCACTTGGCGTGGCTGGCATGAACCTTGAGATGCTTGGACTTGAAAACAAGTATATAACCCGCATCAAAAACGCTTTAAAACAGATGCAAATAACCTACGAAGATGTTGAGTATTTTATAAAGCGTGGCTACATCAAATTCTCAAATGAGCGGCTAAATTTAGGCGAGTACGTGAGTGAAAGGGTGAAATTTTTACAAAGTGTGGCAGATGTCAAGCACATAGTTATAAATACAAATTTGGTAGATGATGCCTATATCATACTAAGCAAAGTAGAGGCTCAACGTATCATTGATAATACGATTACAAACGCTATAAAATACAGCCAAAAAGAGAGCGAGATACTAATAAATTTAAGCTTTGAGGATGAGCGCATAAAGCTTAGTGTGCAGGACTTTGGCAAGGGGATAAAGGACGTCAAAAAGGTCTGGAAAAGATACGTCAGAGAGGATGAAATCCAAGGTGGCTTTGGTCTCGGGCTAAATATCGTCAGTGAAATTTGCCAAAAACATGAAATTACATACGGCGTTGATAGCGTCTACGGCGAGGGCAGCACCTTTTATTATAAATTTAAACGAGCTTAA
- a CDS encoding response regulator transcription factor → MKILLLEDDLGFQESVCEFLQTLGYEVTAVSDGQEACDLIEKNFYHLFILDIKVPGVNGHEVIKYIRSLNPNAPIMITTSLVDIGDMAIGYELGCNEYLKKPFELAELKFRVAELMRKYYGTDDKNIVKINDEFSFNLNKRALFKNGKMVDLSAKEVALVECLVSHLNSYVSMEELRDLVWNDKEIEGADIRMHVLKIRNKTTSDFITSKRRIGYKIDAQEL, encoded by the coding sequence TTGAAAATTTTACTTTTAGAAGATGATTTAGGGTTTCAAGAGAGCGTCTGTGAGTTTTTACAGACGCTTGGTTATGAAGTTACAGCGGTGAGCGATGGACAAGAAGCGTGTGATCTGATAGAGAAAAATTTCTATCATCTTTTTATACTTGATATAAAAGTACCTGGTGTAAATGGACATGAAGTTATCAAGTATATAAGAAGTCTAAATCCAAACGCTCCTATCATGATAACAACATCTTTAGTTGATATAGGCGATATGGCTATTGGCTATGAGCTTGGCTGTAACGAATACCTAAAAAAGCCATTTGAGCTTGCTGAGCTTAAATTTAGAGTAGCTGAGCTTATGAGAAAATACTATGGAACTGACGATAAAAACATAGTAAAGATCAATGACGAATTTAGCTTTAATCTAAACAAGCGTGCGCTATTTAAAAACGGCAAAATGGTCGATCTTAGCGCAAAAGAAGTCGCACTTGTTGAGTGTCTAGTTTCACATCTAAATTCTTACGTCAGCATGGAAGAGCTAAGAGATCTTGTCTGGAACGATAAAGAGATAGAAGGCGCTGATATCAGAATGCACGTTTTAAAGATAAGAAACAAAACAACTAGTGACTTTATCACTTCAAAGAGGCGTATAGGCTACAAGATAGATGCACAAGAGCTTTAA
- the nrfD gene encoding NrfD/PsrC family molybdoenzyme membrane anchor subunit, giving the protein MNNMSGSLAQYSEIYWGWPIAVYLFLAGLSAGASIVAVLISKKYGKENYYFKAAALIAPVAIVLGLALLVLDLGKPLSFYWILLLYNFDSVMSIGVALLLVYTPLSVIYAVGAFKNEIALLKIPLFDVVANFASKLSSLLEILLFILGIGVGAYTGFLLSAAHKIALWNTPVLPVLFLVSGLSCAGAFTLLIGVLKDKEKKHNDAAHYLLKFDFFAIIVEFLLIVVLFVLVSNASASGANTVASALSVNSLGLMFYIGVIGFGMALPIILDLSVLKVHDFKREFAVINALFVICGVFLLRCYIVYAGQIFI; this is encoded by the coding sequence ATGAATAACATGTCAGGAAGCCTAGCTCAATACTCTGAAATTTACTGGGGTTGGCCGATAGCCGTTTATCTATTTTTAGCAGGACTTAGTGCGGGTGCTAGCATCGTTGCTGTGCTCATTTCAAAAAAGTATGGCAAAGAGAACTACTATTTTAAAGCAGCTGCTCTTATCGCTCCAGTGGCGATCGTCCTTGGACTTGCTCTTTTGGTGCTTGATCTTGGCAAGCCGCTTAGCTTTTACTGGATCTTGTTGCTTTATAACTTTGACTCAGTTATGTCAATAGGCGTTGCACTACTTTTAGTTTATACGCCTCTTAGCGTTATATATGCAGTTGGTGCATTTAAAAACGAGATTGCATTGCTTAAAATTCCTCTTTTTGATGTGGTTGCAAATTTTGCTAGCAAGCTTTCAAGCCTACTTGAAATTTTGCTTTTTATCCTAGGCATTGGCGTTGGTGCATATACAGGCTTCTTGCTAAGCGCAGCTCACAAGATCGCACTTTGGAACACACCAGTTTTACCAGTATTATTCTTGGTGTCTGGCTTAAGCTGTGCTGGTGCATTTACATTATTAATCGGTGTACTAAAAGATAAAGAGAAAAAACATAACGATGCTGCACACTATTTATTAAAATTTGACTTTTTTGCGATTATAGTTGAGTTTTTACTTATAGTTGTACTTTTTGTACTTGTTTCAAATGCAAGTGCAAGCGGCGCAAATACAGTTGCTAGTGCACTCAGTGTAAATTCTCTTGGTTTGATGTTTTATATAGGTGTTATTGGTTTTGGTATGGCATTGCCTATCATTTTGGATTTAAGCGTTTTAAAGGTGCATGATTTTAAACGCGAATTTGCCGTGATCAACGCGCTATTCGTAATATGTGGCGTCTTTTTGCTAAGGTGTTACATTGTCTATGCGGGGCAAATTTTTATTTAA
- a CDS encoding 4Fe-4S dicluster domain-containing protein — MKKYMMIHDENLCIGCQGCSVACRSANNVPRGLYRLQVHAKMSGTFPNLKTDFLRQSCVMCEDAPCVEVCPTGASFKTADGVTLLDHRICVSCKYCILACPYDARYVMPDGEIGKCTFCYESRLEEGKEPACVSVCPTNALTFGDVNDENSKISKKLKESKYYLPKAELNTKPSLAMIANTKGVHHE, encoded by the coding sequence ATGAAAAAATATATGATGATACATGATGAAAATTTATGCATCGGCTGTCAAGGCTGCTCGGTAGCTTGCAGAAGTGCAAACAACGTACCAAGGGGACTTTACCGCTTGCAGGTGCATGCAAAGATGAGTGGGACATTTCCAAATTTAAAGACTGACTTTTTACGTCAAAGCTGTGTTATGTGCGAAGATGCACCTTGTGTTGAGGTTTGCCCAACTGGCGCTAGCTTTAAAACAGCTGATGGCGTAACGCTGCTTGATCATAGAATTTGCGTTAGTTGCAAGTATTGCATCCTAGCCTGTCCATACGACGCTCGCTACGTCATGCCAGATGGCGAGATAGGCAAATGCACATTTTGCTATGAGAGTAGGCTAGAAGAGGGCAAAGAGCCAGCTTGCGTTAGCGTCTGCCCTACAAATGCCCTAACTTTTGGCGATGTAAATGATGAAAACTCTAAAATTTCAAAGAAATTAAAAGAGAGCAAATACTACTTGCCAAAAGCGGAGCTAAACACAAAACCTTCACTTGCGATGATCGCAAATACAAAAGGAGTACACCATGAATAA
- the phsA gene encoding thiosulfate reductase PhsA, with amino-acid sequence MSLNRREFLKFGAGVSMVASSLPGGALENTAKQDEKYVRSFCEMCSSRCPIEAKVVDNKICFLSGNPKAGGTATSLCARGGSGFSQLYDENRVKKPLIRVGERGENKWREASWDEALDLVASKMLEIKQKYGPESFVFTCKSSQTHKLMVNFASAYGSPNCFSHFSCCPITYQMVCEQMYGIAKLKRDFANAKYVVNFGHNLFEGIVIADAKKLAKFAAKKDTKLLVLEPRFSVVASKADEWLPVRPGTDLAFVLAIINTWIQNGTYDKEFIEKFTIGFDEIVKSIEGKTPEWQEAITGIKASDVRRIADEIYKAAPRVIFDFGHKTTTTRAEYMRTKAIMVANAMMGNWEVKGGLFGGKNAKTFNKLVGEDKFPVLKNPDEKFKVPKVTRLDFAGEAGRHKFVSRKHGVLMDINDAILNEKPYAIKGWFNIRFNHLINVAETMKSIEAMKKLDFIVVSDVYLNDMATFADVILPESSYLERDEGIEDKSGLKPAYMIRNKVIDPVGDTRDGAFIFRELARRMKIDELYTWNDIREFRMQQAGGDVNLLAALEKDGFITWDEPGILFREKGMIDKFVAKYPVATKFIGENGLMDDMAKLKTKSGKIELFLPDVEAQFAGYGALNDKDMDTFDGHDLCLTCGKTPIHTNGHTQAVPSLHDLMSDSPIWINPKTAKRKNLRDGDMVVVKNKFGEQKGKLMVTDGIREDTLFIYHGFGHITPALKSIDHVGLNTSVLLNPAEGPVAATMVTNVGVSISKA; translated from the coding sequence ATGAGCTTAAATAGACGAGAATTTTTAAAATTCGGTGCTGGAGTTAGTATGGTTGCATCATCCTTACCGGGTGGTGCTTTAGAAAATACTGCAAAGCAAGATGAGAAGTATGTCCGCAGCTTTTGCGAGATGTGCTCTTCAAGATGCCCTATTGAAGCAAAGGTCGTTGATAATAAAATTTGCTTCTTAAGTGGTAATCCGAAAGCTGGTGGTACGGCAACTTCGCTTTGTGCAAGAGGTGGCTCTGGTTTTAGTCAGCTTTATGACGAAAATAGAGTCAAAAAGCCTTTGATCAGGGTTGGTGAGAGAGGCGAAAATAAGTGGCGCGAGGCCAGCTGGGACGAAGCACTTGATCTAGTTGCTTCAAAAATGCTTGAGATAAAGCAAAAGTATGGCCCTGAAAGCTTCGTTTTTACCTGTAAAAGCTCGCAAACGCATAAGCTAATGGTAAATTTTGCCTCAGCTTACGGCTCGCCAAACTGCTTTTCACACTTTTCATGCTGTCCTATCACATATCAAATGGTCTGCGAGCAGATGTATGGCATAGCTAAGCTAAAAAGAGACTTTGCAAATGCAAAATACGTTGTAAATTTTGGTCACAATCTCTTTGAAGGCATAGTTATAGCCGATGCTAAAAAACTTGCTAAATTTGCGGCTAAAAAAGATACAAAGCTACTTGTACTTGAGCCAAGATTTAGCGTGGTGGCTTCAAAGGCTGATGAGTGGCTACCAGTTAGACCTGGCACTGATCTAGCTTTTGTGCTAGCTATCATAAATACATGGATACAAAATGGTACTTATGATAAAGAATTTATTGAGAAATTTACAATTGGCTTTGATGAGATCGTTAAAAGCATAGAGGGCAAAACGCCTGAATGGCAAGAGGCGATCACCGGCATAAAAGCAAGTGATGTTAGACGCATCGCTGATGAAATTTATAAAGCTGCCCCAAGAGTTATTTTTGATTTTGGGCATAAGACAACCACTACAAGAGCTGAATATATGCGAACAAAAGCCATCATGGTGGCAAATGCGATGATGGGTAACTGGGAGGTCAAAGGTGGTCTTTTTGGTGGCAAAAATGCAAAAACCTTTAACAAGCTAGTTGGCGAGGATAAATTTCCAGTTCTTAAAAATCCAGATGAGAAATTTAAAGTGCCAAAAGTCACTAGACTAGACTTCGCTGGCGAGGCTGGTAGGCATAAATTTGTAAGTAGAAAACATGGCGTTTTGATGGATATAAATGACGCTATCTTAAACGAGAAGCCTTACGCCATAAAAGGCTGGTTTAACATCCGCTTTAACCACCTAATAAACGTTGCTGAGACGATGAAGAGCATAGAGGCTATGAAGAAGCTTGATTTTATCGTGGTAAGCGATGTTTATCTAAACGATATGGCGACATTTGCTGATGTCATCTTGCCTGAGAGTAGCTACCTAGAGCGCGACGAGGGCATAGAGGATAAGTCAGGTCTAAAGCCAGCTTATATGATAAGAAATAAAGTTATTGATCCAGTTGGCGACACAAGAGATGGGGCATTTATCTTTAGAGAGCTAGCACGCCGCATGAAGATAGATGAGCTTTACACTTGGAACGATATACGTGAGTTTAGGATGCAGCAAGCTGGCGGAGATGTAAATTTACTTGCTGCGCTGGAAAAAGATGGCTTTATCACGTGGGATGAGCCGGGAATTTTGTTTAGAGAAAAAGGCATGATCGATAAATTTGTTGCTAAATATCCAGTCGCTACTAAATTTATAGGTGAAAATGGTCTAATGGATGATATGGCTAAGCTTAAAACAAAAAGCGGCAAGATAGAGCTATTTTTGCCTGATGTCGAGGCGCAGTTTGCAGGATATGGCGCGCTAAATGATAAAGATATGGACACATTTGATGGACATGATCTTTGTTTAACTTGTGGCAAAACGCCTATTCATACCAACGGCCACACTCAGGCGGTGCCGTCGCTTCATGATCTTATGAGTGATAGCCCTATCTGGATAAATCCAAAAACAGCTAAACGTAAAAATTTACGAGATGGCGATATGGTCGTGGTAAAAAATAAATTTGGCGAGCAAAAGGGCAAGCTTATGGTGACTGATGGCATTAGAGAAGATACACTCTTTATCTATCACGGCTTTGGACACATCACTCCAGCTCTTAAGAGTATAGATCACGTGGGGCTAAATACAAGCGTGCTTCTTAATCCAGCCGAAGGGCCAGTGGCTGCGACTATGGTTACAAATGTTGGCGTTAGCATAAGTAAAGCGTAA
- a CDS encoding anaerobic C4-dicarboxylate transporter, whose translation MDISLILQLIVLFGAIFLGVRLGGMAIGYAGGIGVVVLTLGLGLKAGSIPWDVILIIMSVIAAITAMQVAGGLDYLVQIAEGILRKHPKYINFLAPVVTYLLTVFAGTGHTAFSMIPVITEVAKTQNIKPSAPLSIAVVASQIAITASPVSAAVVFMAGEHALGGLGISYPLLLAIWIPTTFIGCMLTALVINIFYNLDLSSDKEYQRRLKEGLIKDVKIEEKKELPKGAKLSVLIFLVGVISVVLYATAISKNVGWIKPSYVTGYEKIYETKSPDKFNELVAKDIKVKTDSTTNVKYVEDPDKPTKVLVLTRDNAIMSFMLVIATLITLTCGVKVDKLFNTATFKSGMTACVCVLGVAWLGDTFVVNHTDAIKNFAGDFVKDYPFMLAVALFFASMLLYSQAATAKALIPTVIAALGLTAANNGDAYILVASFAAVSALFVLPTYPTLLGAVQMDDTGTTRIGKYIFNHSFFIPGVLAIAFSVALGFLIAPILL comes from the coding sequence ATGGATATTTCATTGATATTACAGTTGATCGTGCTCTTTGGCGCGATATTTTTGGGTGTTAGACTAGGCGGTATGGCTATTGGTTATGCTGGTGGCATCGGCGTCGTAGTTTTAACTTTAGGACTTGGATTAAAAGCAGGTAGTATACCTTGGGATGTTATTTTAATCATCATGTCCGTTATAGCTGCTATTACAGCGATGCAAGTAGCTGGTGGCCTTGATTATTTGGTGCAAATAGCTGAGGGGATACTAAGAAAACATCCAAAATATATAAATTTCTTAGCCCCAGTCGTTACTTACTTGCTAACTGTATTTGCTGGTACTGGACACACAGCATTTTCTATGATTCCAGTTATTACCGAAGTCGCAAAGACACAAAACATTAAGCCTAGTGCGCCTCTTAGTATAGCTGTTGTTGCTAGTCAGATAGCCATTACTGCAAGCCCGGTTTCAGCAGCGGTTGTATTTATGGCTGGTGAGCATGCTTTGGGTGGACTTGGCATTAGCTATCCATTACTATTAGCTATCTGGATACCTACAACTTTTATTGGTTGTATGCTAACAGCTCTTGTTATAAATATATTTTATAATCTTGATCTAAGTAGCGATAAAGAGTATCAAAGAAGACTTAAAGAAGGGCTAATCAAAGATGTTAAAATCGAAGAGAAAAAAGAGCTTCCAAAAGGAGCTAAATTATCTGTTTTAATATTCTTAGTTGGCGTTATTTCTGTCGTTTTATATGCTACTGCTATTAGTAAAAACGTAGGCTGGATAAAACCAAGCTATGTAACAGGCTATGAAAAAATTTATGAGACCAAAAGCCCAGATAAATTTAATGAACTTGTTGCAAAAGATATAAAAGTCAAAACTGACTCAACTACTAATGTAAAATATGTAGAAGATCCAGATAAACCTACAAAGGTGTTGGTATTAACTAGAGATAACGCTATTATGAGCTTTATGCTAGTTATCGCTACTTTAATCACACTAACTTGTGGCGTTAAAGTCGATAAGCTATTTAATACAGCTACATTTAAAAGCGGTATGACCGCGTGCGTCTGCGTGCTAGGTGTAGCGTGGCTTGGAGATACTTTCGTGGTAAATCACACCGATGCGATCAAAAATTTTGCCGGCGATTTTGTTAAAGACTATCCGTTTATGCTAGCTGTTGCGCTATTTTTTGCTAGTATGCTTCTTTACTCTCAAGCCGCTACCGCAAAGGCGCTTATTCCTACGGTTATAGCCGCACTTGGCTTAACTGCTGCAAATAACGGTGACGCATATATTTTAGTTGCATCATTCGCTGCAGTTTCAGCATTGTTTGTGTTGCCAACATATCCGACACTACTTGGAGCCGTTCAAATGGATGATACTGGAACAACTAGGATAGGTAAATATATATTTAACCACTCCTTTTTTATTCCAGGCGTTTTAGCTATTGCTTTTTCTGTTGCACTTGGATTTTTGATAGCTCCGATACTTTTATAA
- a CDS encoding aspartate ammonia-lyase — MATRKEHDFIGELEISDDFYYGIQTFRATENFHMSGRTLKEYPYFVKAFAQIKKAAALANKEVGVLDPKIADTLAKAADRVIAGEFLDQFVVDMVQGGAGTSTNMNANEVITNIALESMGHKKGEYQYIHPNDHTNLGQSTNDTYPSSIKVATYAKLTDLLAAMNLLKDELDKKAKDFKDIIKMGRTELEDAVPTTLGNTFNAFASYIKSDIEKITAARESMTYLNMGATAIGTGINCHPDYKNVVVKKLKDITGVDFKKADDFIAATQDTADFVHVSGALKTAAVRLSKIANDLRLMNSGPRCGLGEINLPQMQPGSSIMPGKVNPVIAEVVGEACYEVIGNDVTIMLCSERGEFELNAFEPGIAYALFNSIFILENAMKTLAEKAVRKLTANPEACLKSVLGSVGIVTAFNPYIGYEKSASIAKEALQTGKAVGDICLERGYLSKEEIDKILEPKNMLNPSMVR, encoded by the coding sequence ATGGCAACCAGAAAAGAACACGATTTTATAGGTGAGTTGGAAATCTCTGACGATTTTTATTATGGTATCCAAACATTTAGAGCTACCGAAAATTTTCATATGAGTGGTAGAACATTAAAAGAGTATCCATACTTTGTAAAAGCATTTGCACAAATCAAAAAAGCAGCTGCACTTGCAAATAAAGAGGTTGGCGTTTTAGACCCTAAGATCGCTGATACACTAGCAAAGGCCGCTGATAGAGTAATAGCTGGTGAGTTTTTAGATCAATTTGTGGTTGATATGGTTCAAGGTGGTGCTGGAACAAGTACAAACATGAATGCAAATGAGGTTATTACAAATATTGCACTTGAGAGCATGGGTCATAAAAAAGGCGAGTATCAATACATCCATCCAAACGATCATACAAACCTTGGACAAAGCACAAACGACACTTACCCAAGCTCAATAAAAGTAGCAACTTACGCAAAACTTACTGATTTGCTTGCTGCGATGAATCTGCTAAAAGATGAACTTGATAAAAAAGCAAAAGATTTTAAAGATATCATTAAAATGGGTAGAACTGAGCTTGAAGACGCAGTTCCTACAACACTTGGAAATACATTTAATGCATTTGCAAGCTACATTAAAAGCGATATCGAAAAGATTACAGCTGCACGCGAGTCAATGACATATCTAAATATGGGTGCAACTGCGATTGGTACAGGTATTAACTGCCACCCTGATTATAAAAATGTAGTTGTTAAAAAGTTAAAAGATATCACTGGTGTTGATTTCAAAAAAGCTGATGATTTCATTGCAGCCACACAAGATACAGCAGACTTCGTTCACGTAAGTGGCGCGTTAAAAACTGCAGCTGTTAGACTTTCAAAAATCGCAAACGACCTTCGCCTAATGAACTCAGGTCCAAGATGCGGCCTTGGCGAGATAAATTTACCACAAATGCAACCAGGCAGCTCTATCATGCCAGGCAAAGTAAACCCAGTTATCGCTGAGGTCGTAGGCGAAGCGTGCTATGAAGTAATCGGCAATGACGTAACTATCATGCTTTGCTCAGAAAGAGGCGAATTTGAGCTAAATGCGTTTGAGCCAGGCATCGCTTATGCGCTATTTAACTCTATATTTATCCTTGAAAATGCGATGAAAACACTAGCTGAAAAAGCTGTAAGAAAACTAACAGCAAATCCAGAAGCTTGCTTAAAATCAGTTCTAGGCTCAGTTGGTATCGTAACAGCATTTAACCCATACATCGGTTACGAAAAATCTGCAAGCATCGCTAAAGAAGCTTTGCAAACTGGTAAAGCAGTTGGCGATATCTGCCTAGAGAGAGGTTATCTAAGCAAAGAAGAGATCGACAAAATTTTAGAGCCAAAAAATATGCTAAATCCAAGCATGGTTAGGTAA